One window of the Shewanella maritima genome contains the following:
- a CDS encoding helix-turn-helix domain-containing protein produces the protein MAIIIELDVMLAKRKMKSTELAEKVGITPQNLSVLRSGRARAIRFSTLDAICQHLQCQPGDILRYQSNISISDNN, from the coding sequence ATGGCAATCATCATAGAATTAGATGTCATGCTGGCAAAACGCAAAATGAAGTCGACTGAGCTGGCTGAAAAAGTGGGAATTACCCCGCAAAATTTATCCGTGCTACGCAGTGGCCGCGCGAGAGCAATTCGCTTTTCTACTCTGGATGCCATTTGTCAGCACCTGCAATGTCAGCCAGGCGATATTCTTCGCTATCAATCTAATATCTCAATCTCAGATAATAACTAA
- a CDS encoding DUF2975 domain-containing protein gives MERITRLSRWINILLLLLATLHLASYITVVTLGEAVSGQSGGVEYQFTLSWWGWFESYLRVDFSPSWQGLVADINAQGFHAGLLVGAVEVLPYLFIYGLLARLFSLYSQGEVFSRANFICFTRIAYVFFAWVLLSLFYPLLLVVFLRLFAGAEPLSIYLSIGSEEIKLALVGLIFYCVGYVMQQAHELDAEAQLTI, from the coding sequence ATGGAACGGATCACTCGCCTAAGTCGTTGGATAAATATTTTATTGTTATTGCTGGCAACGCTGCATCTTGCTAGCTACATCACGGTGGTGACTCTAGGGGAGGCGGTCAGTGGCCAGTCTGGTGGCGTTGAATATCAGTTTACCCTTAGCTGGTGGGGATGGTTTGAAAGTTATCTACGTGTCGATTTCTCACCGTCTTGGCAAGGGCTGGTGGCAGATATTAACGCGCAGGGCTTTCATGCAGGGTTGCTTGTAGGGGCGGTCGAGGTACTGCCATATTTGTTTATCTATGGGCTACTCGCGCGCCTGTTTAGTTTATACAGCCAGGGCGAAGTGTTTAGCCGTGCGAACTTTATCTGCTTTACCCGTATCGCCTACGTGTTTTTCGCCTGGGTGCTGTTAAGTCTTTTCTATCCGCTGTTGCTGGTGGTTTTTCTCAGGTTATTTGCTGGTGCAGAGCCGTTGTCTATCTATCTTTCTATTGGTAGCGAAGAAATCAAACTCGCCTTAGTTGGGCTGATTTTCTACTGCGTGGGCTATGTGATGCAACAGGCTCATGAGTTAGACGCTGAAGCTCAGTTAACGATTTAA
- the prlC gene encoding oligopeptidase A: protein MSNPLLSGSELPQFSKIKPEHIQVAVEQAIANCRQAIDDLLAKNTAYTWDNLIAPLEEVDDELSKIWSPVSHMNSVVSNDEWREAHDACLPLLSDYGTYVGQHQGLYEAYKSIKDSAEFASLTQAQKMVIEQSLRDFELSGIGLADEQKARYGEIVKRLSELTSGFSNQLLDATQAWTKLITDEADLAGLPESAIAAAKAMAEATEQTGWLFTLDFPSYLPVMTHSDKRELREECYRAFVTRASDQGPNAGEFDNSANMDEIVALRHELANLLGFDSYADKSLATKMAESPAQVLGFLNELGERSKAQGEAELAELKAFAKEHYKVDELASWDLSYYAEKLQQHKYQVSQEILRPYFPEDKVLSGLFYTVNRLFGLNIKEETEFDKWHDDVRFFHIFDAQNVHRGSFYLDLYARTGKRGGAWMDDCRGRRVTSTGLQKPVAYLTCNFNSPVGDKPALFTHDEVTTLFHEFGHGIHHMLTKVDVGGVSGINGVPWDAVELPSQFMENWCWAEEALAEISGHYETGEPLPKELLDKMLAAKNFQSGMMMLRQLEFSLFDFRMHHEFDAAKGANVQGILDEVRSQIAVMTPPSFNRFQHGFAHIFAGGYAAGYYSYKWAEVLSADAFSRFEDEGIFNAKTGQDFLENVLEMGGSEEPMELFKRFMGREPSIDALLRHSGIAA from the coding sequence ATGAGCAATCCACTGCTAAGCGGCAGCGAGTTACCGCAGTTTTCAAAAATCAAACCTGAGCATATTCAAGTTGCTGTTGAGCAAGCGATTGCCAACTGTCGTCAAGCCATTGATGACCTACTCGCCAAAAACACCGCCTACACCTGGGACAACCTTATTGCTCCGCTGGAAGAAGTGGATGACGAGTTAAGCAAAATTTGGTCGCCTGTATCGCATATGAATTCAGTGGTTAGTAACGATGAATGGCGTGAAGCCCACGATGCTTGCCTGCCTTTGCTATCTGATTACGGTACTTATGTGGGTCAGCACCAGGGTTTATATGAAGCGTATAAATCAATTAAAGACTCAGCAGAGTTTGCCAGCCTAACCCAGGCGCAAAAAATGGTCATTGAGCAGAGCTTACGTGACTTTGAGCTATCGGGTATCGGTTTAGCCGATGAGCAAAAAGCGCGTTACGGTGAAATTGTGAAGCGTCTATCAGAGTTAACCAGTGGTTTCTCTAACCAGTTGTTAGATGCCACTCAGGCGTGGACTAAACTTATTACCGATGAAGCTGACCTAGCTGGCTTACCAGAATCAGCTATTGCTGCTGCAAAAGCCATGGCTGAAGCCACCGAGCAGACCGGTTGGTTATTTACGTTAGACTTCCCATCTTACCTACCTGTGATGACTCACAGCGACAAGCGCGAGCTGCGTGAAGAGTGCTACCGCGCCTTTGTGACTCGCGCATCGGACCAAGGCCCAAATGCCGGTGAGTTTGATAACTCAGCCAATATGGATGAAATTGTCGCCCTGCGTCATGAGCTAGCTAATCTGCTTGGTTTTGACAGCTATGCTGATAAGTCTCTTGCGACCAAGATGGCAGAGTCGCCAGCGCAGGTGTTAGGCTTCTTGAACGAGTTAGGTGAGCGCTCAAAAGCCCAAGGTGAAGCTGAACTTGCTGAGCTAAAAGCGTTTGCTAAAGAGCACTACAAGGTTGATGAATTAGCCTCTTGGGATTTGAGCTACTACGCAGAAAAACTGCAACAGCATAAGTATCAAGTGTCGCAAGAAATCCTGCGCCCTTATTTCCCAGAGGATAAAGTGCTATCTGGCCTGTTCTACACGGTTAACCGCCTGTTTGGTCTTAACATTAAAGAAGAAACTGAGTTCGATAAGTGGCACGATGATGTGCGCTTCTTCCATATTTTTGATGCGCAAAATGTACACCGTGGTAGCTTCTACCTTGACCTATACGCTCGCACTGGCAAGCGTGGTGGTGCATGGATGGATGATTGCCGTGGTCGCCGCGTCACCTCAACCGGTCTGCAAAAGCCAGTTGCTTACCTGACATGTAACTTCAATAGCCCAGTTGGTGATAAGCCTGCGCTATTTACCCACGATGAAGTGACCACTTTATTCCATGAGTTTGGCCATGGTATTCACCATATGCTTACTAAAGTTGATGTCGGTGGCGTATCTGGTATTAACGGTGTGCCTTGGGATGCCGTTGAGCTGCCAAGTCAGTTCATGGAAAACTGGTGTTGGGCTGAAGAGGCGCTAGCTGAAATTTCAGGTCATTATGAAACTGGTGAGCCATTGCCAAAAGAGCTGTTAGACAAGATGTTGGCAGCAAAGAACTTCCAGTCGGGCATGATGATGTTACGTCAGCTTGAGTTCTCGCTATTTGATTTCCGTATGCACCATGAGTTTGACGCTGCCAAAGGCGCTAACGTGCAGGGCATTTTAGATGAAGTACGTAGCCAAATTGCGGTTATGACACCGCCAAGCTTTAACCGCTTCCAACACGGTTTTGCACATATTTTTGCTGGTGGCTACGCTGCGGGTTACTACAGCTACAAGTGGGCAGAAGTGTTGTCAGCCGATGCGTTCTCACGTTTTGAAGACGAAGGCATCTTTAATGCGAAAACGGGTCAAGACTTCCTAGAGAACGTGCTGGAAATGGGCGGAAGTGAAGAGCCGATGGAACTATTCAAGCGCTTTATGGGACGCGAACCAAGCATCGATGCGCTGCTTCGCCATAGTGGGATAGCAGCATAG
- the gorA gene encoding glutathione-disulfide reductase, producing MAQHFDYIALGAGSGGIASANRAAMRGAKVLLIEAQHVGGTCVNVGCVPKKVMWYGAHVAEAMNLYAKDYGFDVTVNNFDWNKLVESREAYIGRIHQAYGRGFESNKVTLLNGYGKFVNNNTIEVNGEQYTADHILIATGGAPTIPNIPGAEHGIDSNGFFELREQPKRVAVVGAGYIAVELAGVMHALGSETHLLVRKHAPLRNFDPILTDALVEAMATDGPTLHTHSIPKQVVKNDDGSLTLELENGESITVDTLVWAIGRSPATGNIGIENTDVQLDDKGYVIVDEQQNTTAKGIYCVGDIMKGGVELTPVAVKAGRLLSERLFGDMPDAKMDYSLIPTVVFSHPAIGTMGLTEPEAIEQYGDDKVKVYTSTFTSMYTAVTAHRQACKMKLVCAGDDEVVVGIHGIGFGMDEILQGFGVAMKMGATKAQFDAVVAIHPTGAEEFVTMR from the coding sequence ATGGCTCAACATTTTGACTATATCGCCCTAGGTGCAGGTAGTGGCGGCATTGCCTCAGCAAACCGTGCAGCCATGCGCGGAGCGAAAGTATTATTGATTGAAGCGCAGCACGTCGGCGGCACCTGTGTAAACGTAGGTTGTGTACCTAAAAAAGTCATGTGGTATGGCGCACACGTTGCCGAAGCCATGAACCTCTACGCCAAAGACTACGGCTTTGATGTCACTGTAAATAACTTCGACTGGAACAAACTTGTTGAAAGCCGCGAAGCCTATATTGGTCGCATTCACCAAGCTTATGGTCGTGGTTTTGAAAGCAACAAAGTTACCCTGCTTAACGGCTACGGCAAGTTCGTAAACAACAACACCATTGAAGTGAATGGCGAGCAATACACTGCAGACCATATTCTTATCGCCACTGGCGGCGCGCCGACCATTCCTAACATTCCAGGTGCCGAGCATGGTATCGACTCAAACGGTTTCTTTGAGCTGCGCGAGCAGCCAAAACGAGTCGCCGTTGTCGGTGCAGGCTATATTGCCGTTGAGCTTGCCGGTGTCATGCATGCCCTAGGTAGCGAAACTCACCTACTTGTGCGTAAACATGCACCGCTACGTAACTTCGACCCAATCTTAACTGATGCACTGGTCGAGGCGATGGCAACAGACGGCCCAACACTGCACACTCACAGCATTCCAAAACAAGTTGTCAAAAATGATGATGGCAGCCTGACCCTTGAGCTTGAAAACGGTGAAAGCATCACAGTTGATACCCTAGTTTGGGCAATTGGCCGCTCACCAGCAACGGGCAACATTGGTATTGAGAACACTGACGTACAGCTAGATGACAAAGGCTATGTGATTGTTGATGAACAGCAAAACACTACCGCAAAAGGCATTTACTGTGTTGGCGATATCATGAAAGGCGGTGTTGAACTCACCCCAGTTGCAGTGAAAGCTGGCCGACTGTTATCAGAGCGCTTATTTGGCGACATGCCAGATGCGAAGATGGATTACTCACTGATCCCAACTGTAGTATTTAGCCACCCTGCCATTGGCACCATGGGCTTAACTGAGCCAGAAGCGATTGAGCAATACGGCGACGACAAGGTTAAAGTATACACTTCAACCTTCACCTCAATGTACACCGCAGTGACGGCGCACCGTCAAGCATGCAAAATGAAGCTAGTGTGCGCAGGTGACGATGAAGTGGTTGTCGGTATTCACGGTATCGGTTTTGGTATGGATGAAATCCTCCAAGGCTTTGGCGTCGCAATGAAGATGGGCGCAACCAAAGCACAGTTTGATGCAGTTGTCGCAATTCACCCAACGGGTGCTGAAGAGTTTGTTACCATGCGCTAG
- a CDS encoding serine hydrolase domain-containing protein: protein MKKTLLALVIASITMSASALDLEGADKYKSYEELGIMQPVSGIVVPDDKQVTAKNAIFGVPYNRYAYQHMREFFASTDVAPAKQAIELERAIDNSVENIKVNNADGEARTFDQFMDETWGDSIIVVHGGKVVYENYRNGMTKDQPHQMMSVTKSFGGLAAMMAVEDGKINPNDKVSKYVPELAEDRAFGGATVQQVMDMTNSMNYNEDYADPEADVARYGAVLGWLPKQEGKSYPNNMYGFLQDIKLEKGLEHGEIFHYQTPKTDALNWVTGNATGATFADFVQDDLWAKLGTTGDTYVLVDPVGLAVAGGGLNASPDNLAKFAAMMLNDGQFNGEQVVPKAVIDQLAAGGSTEAFGKGPDASNNMPAGEWSYRGQWWVSHEEGAEAFMAIGIHGQWIYIDVERDVAIVKQSSQPKSVTPAQERYDLNGLRALVNHFAK, encoded by the coding sequence ATGAAAAAGACACTACTCGCACTAGTCATCGCATCAATCACAATGAGCGCTTCTGCATTGGATCTAGAAGGTGCAGACAAATACAAATCTTACGAAGAGCTTGGCATCATGCAGCCAGTTAGTGGCATCGTTGTTCCTGACGATAAGCAAGTGACTGCTAAAAACGCCATCTTTGGTGTGCCATACAACCGTTATGCATACCAACATATGCGCGAGTTCTTCGCATCAACTGATGTTGCACCTGCTAAGCAAGCTATTGAACTTGAGCGTGCTATCGACAACTCAGTTGAAAACATCAAAGTGAACAACGCAGACGGTGAAGCACGCACCTTCGACCAGTTCATGGATGAGACCTGGGGCGATTCAATCATCGTGGTACATGGTGGCAAGGTTGTTTATGAAAACTACCGCAACGGCATGACCAAAGACCAACCACACCAAATGATGTCAGTCACTAAGTCATTCGGTGGTCTAGCGGCGATGATGGCTGTTGAAGACGGTAAGATTAACCCTAACGACAAGGTATCTAAGTACGTACCAGAATTAGCCGAAGACCGTGCTTTTGGTGGCGCAACCGTTCAACAAGTGATGGATATGACCAACTCGATGAACTACAACGAAGACTACGCCGACCCTGAAGCCGACGTTGCAAGGTATGGCGCAGTGCTTGGCTGGCTACCTAAGCAAGAAGGTAAATCATACCCAAATAACATGTATGGTTTCTTGCAAGACATTAAGCTGGAAAAAGGACTAGAACATGGTGAAATTTTCCACTACCAAACACCAAAAACTGACGCGCTAAACTGGGTAACTGGCAATGCAACTGGCGCAACCTTTGCCGACTTCGTTCAAGATGACCTATGGGCTAAGTTAGGTACAACAGGTGACACTTATGTATTAGTTGACCCAGTTGGTCTAGCGGTAGCAGGTGGCGGCTTAAATGCTAGCCCAGACAACCTAGCTAAGTTTGCCGCAATGATGCTAAACGATGGTCAATTCAATGGTGAGCAAGTGGTGCCAAAAGCGGTTATCGACCAACTAGCAGCAGGTGGTAGCACTGAAGCATTCGGCAAAGGCCCAGATGCAAGCAACAATATGCCAGCAGGTGAATGGAGCTACCGAGGTCAATGGTGGGTCAGCCATGAAGAAGGTGCAGAAGCATTCATGGCGATTGGTATTCACGGCCAATGGATTTACATCGATGTTGAGCGCGACGTAGCCATTGTTAAGCAATCTTCTCAGCCTAAATCAGTGACTCCAGCACAAGAGCGCTACGACCTAAACGGCCTACGTGCACTGGTTAACCACTTTGCAAAGTAA
- a CDS encoding bifunctional helix-turn-helix transcriptional regulator/GNAT family N-acetyltransferase, whose protein sequence is MTNLDKTVYEVRSFNRFHTKLVGALDEGLLASNFPLVQVRILFELANNENLAAADLIERLSIDRGYLSRMISALSQQGLINKAPDAKNKKRIVLSLSDSGKEIFDQLDSASSREISELISTLSHQERSELVSALRKVRRMLGEQPSKREYSLREPKPGDMGWITHRQGLLYNNEYQWDWKFEALVSQIVGDFVVNFNPEYERCWIAEMNGEVVGSVFIVRESDTTAKLRLLYVEQAARGLGLGQKLVDECISFSRTKGYQRIELWTNSVLHSARKIYEAAGFKLIKEEPHHSFGQDLIGQVWALDL, encoded by the coding sequence ATGACAAATTTAGACAAAACTGTATATGAAGTTCGAAGCTTTAATAGATTTCACACTAAGTTAGTCGGTGCATTAGATGAAGGGTTGTTAGCCTCTAACTTCCCATTAGTACAAGTCAGAATTCTTTTTGAATTGGCAAACAACGAAAATTTAGCCGCTGCGGATTTAATTGAACGACTATCTATAGATAGAGGTTATTTGAGCAGAATGATTTCGGCACTTAGCCAACAAGGTTTGATAAATAAAGCCCCAGATGCAAAAAATAAGAAACGAATAGTGTTATCTCTATCTGACTCTGGCAAGGAAATTTTTGACCAGTTAGATAGTGCATCTTCACGAGAAATAAGTGAGCTGATCTCCACTTTATCTCACCAAGAGCGATCTGAGTTGGTATCTGCCCTTAGGAAAGTTCGTCGCATGCTAGGAGAGCAACCAAGCAAACGAGAATATAGCTTGCGTGAACCCAAACCTGGAGACATGGGTTGGATAACCCACAGACAGGGATTGTTATATAACAATGAATATCAATGGGATTGGAAATTTGAAGCATTGGTTAGTCAAATTGTCGGCGACTTTGTCGTCAACTTTAATCCAGAATATGAACGCTGCTGGATAGCGGAAATGAATGGCGAAGTTGTCGGCTCAGTGTTCATTGTCCGTGAAAGTGATACGACCGCAAAACTACGACTTCTGTATGTAGAGCAAGCAGCGAGAGGGTTAGGCTTGGGCCAAAAATTGGTAGATGAGTGTATTAGCTTCTCACGCACTAAGGGCTATCAACGTATTGAACTTTGGACTAACTCTGTCTTGCACTCGGCTCGCAAAATCTACGAAGCTGCAGGCTTTAAGCTCATCAAAGAAGAGCCTCACCATAGCTTTGGTCAGGATCTCATTGGGCAAGTATGGGCACTTGATCTATAA